The following nucleotide sequence is from Halomonas chromatireducens.
GAAGGCATGGACTGCGCTGATGCGATCCACGGCCGCTGCGTGGGTGGAGGCGAGCAGGGTCGCTACGCCAAGGGTGGCCAGTAGTTGCTTGTTCATCGTTTTTCTCCTCGATGGGATGGTACGGATGTTGCCGATTGTTGTTGGAGGCTTGCATCACGCAGTGCATGCACAAGCCGGGCAAGGGCCTGGTATCACCCTCTGGAAATGATCGTGGCGTCGCCTGGCGGTGTCTCGAGCCAGGGGTGTCGGCGCGCATAGTCGGCCGCGAATCGGGCGATCTTCGCCTGGTGCTGCCGGGTCATGTCGATGTCGTCCCAGCCGTTCAGCAGCTTGGTGCGCCAGCTGGGAGCGATCTCGAACTTCAGGTCGAGCGTACCGGCACGGACGCGGCACTCATCCAGGTCTACCCGCACCGGCCCGGGCTCACTGCCCAGGTGGGCAAGCAGGCGCTCGATATAGGTCTCTGGCAGCGTGGCCGGAAGCAGACCGTTGTTGACCGCATTGGACGAAAAGATGTCACCGAAGCTCGGGGCGATCACGCAGCGAAAGCCATGGTCCACCAAGGCGTAGACAGCGGCTTCACGGCTTGAACCGCCACCGAAGTTGCGTCGTGCCACGAGGATCTGGGCCTGCTCGGCCTTCGGATGATTGAGGATGAAGCCCGGACGGGGGCTGCCACGCTCATCGTAGCGCAGGTCATGCAGCAGGAACTGGCCGTAGCCGATGCTGCGCGGCTCCTTCATGAAGCGCGCCGGGATCAACTGGTCGGTATCCACGCTGGCCAGGGCCAGCGGACAGGCCAGGGTGTCCAGAATCTTGATGGGTGTCATCTCAGTCCTCCCGTTACAGCGCGCGGATGTCGGCCAGATGGCCGGCCACGGCAGCGGCAGCCACCATGGCCGGCGACATCAGGTGGGTTCTGGCCCCAGGCCCCTGGCGACCCTTGAAGTTGCGGTTGGTGGTCGAGGCACACCTTTCGCCGCTGGGCACCAGGTCACCGTTCATGGCCACGCACATGGAGCAGCCCGACTCCCTCCACTCCAGTCCCGCCTCCCGGAAGACGGTGTCCAGCCCCTCGGCTTCCGCCTGCTTCTTCACCTGGGTGGAGCCGGGAGAGACGATGCCGGGCACGCGGCTACGCCGACCTTGCAGCACCTCGGCTGCGGCGCGCAGGTCCTCGATGCGGGCGTTGGTGCAGGAGCCGATGAAGATCCGGTCGATGGCGATATCGGTCAGCTTCTGGCCGGGGGTGAGACCCATGTAGTCGAGGCTGTCGCGCATCTGGCGTGCCTTGCCCTCGTCGTGCTGGGTTGCGGGATCCGGCACGCAGCTGTCGATGGGCAGGGCTTCTTCCGGGGATACGCCCCAGGTCACGGTGGGAACGATCTCGGCGGCGTCCAGGGTGATGTCGCGGTCGAAGCGGGCCCCGTCATCGCTCTTCAAGGTCTGCCAATGGCGGATGGCCTGTTCCAGTCGTTCTCCTTCCGGCGCCCAGGGGCGGCCCTCGAGATAAGCGAAGCTGGTGTCGTCCGGGGCGATCATGCCGCAGCGGGCGCCGCCCTCGATGGAGAGGTTGCACAGGGTCAGCCGTGCCTCCATGGAGAGTCCGCGGATGGCGCTGCCGGCATATTCGATGGCGTGGCCACGGGCGCCGTCGGCGCCCAGGCGAGCGATCCAGGTCAGGGCGATGTCCTTGGCGGTAATGCCGGGGGCCAGGGTGCCCTCCACGGTCAGGCGCATCTGCCTGGGGCGGCTCTGCCACAGGGTCTGGGTGGCAAGTACATGGGCCACCTCCGAGGCACCGATGCCGAAGGCAACGCTGCCGAAGGCGCCGTGGGTGGACGTGTGACTGTCGCCGCAGACCATCAGCAGCCCGGGCTGAGTCAGGCCCTGCTCGGGCCCCAGCACATGGACGATGCCCTGGCGGGGGTCGTCCAGGCCGAACAGGGTGATGGCATGTTCACGGGTGTTGTCTGCCAACTGTTCGATCATGCCGCGGACCTTGGCATCGTCGATGTCGTCGAGGCGGCGGGTCAGGGTCGGCACGTAGTGATCGGCGATACCGAAAGTAAGGTCGGCCCGCGCCACGGGCAGGCCTCGCTCGCGCAGCTTGTTGAAGGCGTGGAAGGAGCCCTCATGCACGAAGTGACGGTCGATCCACAGCAGGCTCTCGCCGCTTTCGCTGCGATGGATCTCGTGGGCGTCCCACACCTTGTCGAACAGTGTCGTTGGCATTGTCATGACGGTTCGTTTTACCGAGGTTGTGTTATTTTCATCCCGCTATACTCATACAACTATCCCAGACCGCCGCACAGGTCAAATGTATTTTATTTCCTTTTTTATATGTATTAAAAATAGAACAGCCTTGGTGCCGTGTCACTCTGCGTCTCACGCTTCCTGATGTTCGGGCTTCGCCCGCTGGGGCTCCGACGACATCGGCTCCCAGTATCGAGCGGCTTCATCGCCGGTACGGTTCAGATCGATCTGGATGCGGTAACGGTCGGGGCGGTATAGCGCGTCGAGATGCTCCACGCCGCGCCCCTCCTCGTCGTAAACCACCCGGGTCAGAGCGATCAGCGGTGAGCCCACCGATACATCGAGCGCCTCAGCCACCTCATGGGTGGCCAGTGTTGCCGAGATGGTCTGCGCGGCGTGATCGACCTTCACACCGCTGCGCTCGAGCAGAGCGAAAAGCGGTGTCTGCGAAAGGTCAGCCTCGTTGTAGTGCAGGGCGATGTATTCCGGGACGTGGGTCACCAGGTAGGAGAATGGCTTGTCATCGGCCATGCGCACGCGAATCGAACGCTGCACGCGCTCCCCCTCGCGGAGGCCCAGGCCCTCCCGCACCGGCTCCGGCGGCTTGACGTAGCAGAACTCCAGCAGGCGCACCCGCGAGGCCTTGCTCATCTTGACCATGTTGGGCATCAGGTTGGCGACGCTGGCAGTCATGACGGTGGCGTCCAGAGGCTGCTCCAGCACAACGGTGCCGAGCCCCGGCTTGCGTGCCACCAGCCCCGCCTCGTTGAGTGCCTGCATGGCGCGCCTGACAGTGACCCGCGATACGCCGTACTGATCGGCCAGCTTCAGCTCGCCGGGGAGCTTTCGCCCCGGGGCCAGTCGACCGCTGAGAATCGCATCCTTGAGCAGCAGATAGATGCGATGGGACTTGGTGCCCCCGACGGAATTCGCATGCGTATCGTTCATGGTTGGGTCCTTGTCGTTGTTGCCGGTCTGTATGAAGAGCTTGACGCGAGGCATTGGGTAGACATAGAAATGTATTATGCATAGGACAGGTTGCTGTGCCATGCAATATGAAGAATAGCGCCAAACAACGATAAAGGCTTCCTTGGAGAACACCCATGCCCGTCATTCAGGTCAGTCTGATCCGAGGCTACTCCGGCGAATTGAAACAGCGCCTGTGCGCTCGGCTTACCGATGCCGTGCGCCACAGCATTGCCGCTGACCCTGAAGGCATCACCGTGCTGGTGCATGAAGTGGAGCCCGATGCCTACATGCGAGGCGGTCGCCAGCGCATGCCGGGAGCGGAAGGTAAGGACGGCAAGCCCGGCATGAGCCCCGAGCAAGTGGTGCGCGCCTTTCTCTCGGCCATGGAGGCTCGTGATCTCGGTGCTGCCAAGACCCTGCTCGACGATGAGTTCGTCATGACGTTCCCCGGCAGCGGCGAGATGCATCGTCTCGAAGAACTGGTGGCCTGGGCCGGCGGCCGCTACCGCTTCGTGCGCAAGTGCATTGCAGCAGTGGAAACCTGTGGCGATGGCGATGAGACGACGGTGTTCTGTCACGGCGAACTCAGCGGTGAGTGGCCCGACGGTACCCCCTTCTCCGGCGTGCGCTTCATCGACCGCTTCGAACTGCGCCGCGGCAGGATCGTTCGCCAGCAGGTCTGGAACGACCTGGCGCTGGCACGGCCCTGAAGTGGCCCTTTCGTTTCCCTTTTCGATTTCATGAACATTCGAGGAATTCTCTTGCCATGACTCTTCACGCCAGTGACCTCAAGGCCAGGCTGAGCGATCCGGGGATCGTCGTCGCCCCGGGTGTCTACGACGCCTTGAGCGCTTCGCTTGCCGCCGATGCCGGATTCGACACTGTCTATCTTTCCGGGGCCAGCATTGCCTATACCCAGCTCGGCCGTCCCGACATCGGCCTGGTCAGCGTGAGCGAGGTCAACGACGTGATGTCTCACATCCGTGAGCGCACCGAGCTGTCGGTGGTGGTCGATTGCGACACCGGCTTCGGCAATGCCATGAACGTGATGCGCAGCGTGCGCATGCTGGAGCGATCCGGTGCCAATGCGATACAGCTGGAAGACCAGACCTATCCCAAGCGTTGCGGCCATCTGCGTGGCAAGACCCTGGTGTCCGAGGGCGAGATGGTGGGTAAGCTCAAGGCGGCAATGGATGCCCGTGAAAGTGACTCGACCCTGATCATCGGCCGCACCGATGCGGTGGCGGTGGAGGGTACGGCGCGGGCCATTGAGCGAGCCCATGCCTACCGCGAGGCCGGGATCGACGTGCTGTTCATCGAGGGTATCCGCAGCGACGAAGACATCGCCAGCATCATGGCCGAGTTTCGCGGCAAGATTCCGATCATGGCCAACATGGTGGAGGGGGGCGACACGCCGTTGCAGAACGCCCAGGCGCTCCAGCAGCTAGGCTTTTCGCTGGTGATCTTCCCCGGTGCCCTGGTACGCGCCTTCACCCACATGGCGAGCCAGTTTTTCACCACCCTGCGCCGTGACGGTACCACCGACGCCTTTCGCGAGCGCATGCTCGACTTCGGACAGCTCAACGAGGTGCTCGGCACCCGAAAGATGCTCGAGCTGGGCGAGAAGTACGACGGCCGAAGAGAACAATGACCGATCCTTCAGGAGAGAGCGCATGATTACCACCGACAAGACCGCCAAGGAGATCTTCTTCGAGGTGATGGCCAACCCCCAGCGCGTGCCGTTCGGTTTCGGTAACAAGGCGGTGCTGGTCAACGTCGACCCGCAGAAGGCCTATACCCGAACCGACCTGTTCAAGACCGCCTACGAGACCGACCCCAACCAGCTCGACTACGTCAACCAGCTGGCCCGCTCGTTCCGACAGCTCGGCTGGCCGGTAGTCTGGACCCACGTGGCGTTCCTCGACTCCGCAGAAGACGCCGGCGTATGGGGCACACGGACCGATACCCCCGACTCGTTGCAGAACATCAAGTACGGCTCTGAGCGTGCCGAATTCGATGAGCGGGTGGAGATCGACCCACACGATGTCGTCTACACCAAGCGCATGCCCTCGGCCTTCTTCGAGACCCCGCTGCAGTCGCTGCTGGTATGGCATCAGGTCGATACCGTGATCGTTACCGGCGGCTCCACCTCCGGCTGTATCCGTGCCACCGCGGTGGATAGCCTCTCCCGTGGCTACCGTACCGTCGTGCCCATGGAGTGCGTTGCCGACAAGCACGAGAGCTACCACTACGCCAACCTGACCGACCTGCATCTCAAGTACGCCGATGTCATGCCGGTGGCCGAGGTGCTGAGCTGGCTCGAAGCTCGTGCTGCCGAGCAGGGCTGAGCGTCTCGGCGAGAGTGGAAGAGGAGTGTGCAACATGAAGGAAACGCTTGGTGCCTATGACTACTGGCCCTACGAGAATCGCCCGAAGATCACCTGGCCGGGCGGGGCGCGGGTCGCCTTCTGGGTGGCACCCAATATCGAGTACTACGAGCTCGACCCGCCCCAGAATCCGCAGCGCAAGCCATGGCCGACGCCCCACCCCTCGGTGCCTGGCTACAGCATTCGCGATTATGGCAACCGAGTGGGCCACCAGCGCCAGATGGCCCTGCTCGACAAGTACGGCATTCGCGGCTCGGTGTCGCTGTCGGTGGCGCTCTGCGAACACCATCCCGAGATCATCGAGATGTGCCGTGAGCGCGACTGGGAGTTCTTCAGCCACGGCATCTACAACACCCGCTACACCTATGGCATGGGTGAGGCCCAGGAGCGGGAGATGATTCGCGACAGCCTCGAGGCGATCCACCGCCACACCGGGCAGAAGTGTGCGGGCTACCTGGCCCCGGCGCTCTCCCATTCGGAGCGGACCCTGGACCTGTTCGCCGAGGAGGGCCAGGCGCTGTTCGGCGACGAGGCGGGCTTCTATACCTGTGACCTGTTCCACGATGACCAGCCCACGCCGATCCGGCTGCGCTCGGGCCGCCGCTTCGTCTCCATGCCCTATTCGCTGGAGATGAACGACACCATCGTCTACGCCGTGAACAAGGTGGAGCCACGCCATTACCTGACCATGCTCAAGCGCCACTTCGACCGGCTCTATGCCGAAGGCGCCGAATCGGGCACGGTGATGTGCATTCCCACCCACAACTACCAGGTCAGCTGCCCGCATCGAATCAAGGCCTTCGAGGAGGCGCTGGAGTACATCACCGGCCACAGCGACGTCTGGCTCGCCCCCGGCCGCGTGATCGCCAGCCACTATCTTGCCCACCACTACGACGATGCCCTGCGCGACATCGACGCCAGGGCCATCCCCGCCAGGAGGCGCTGAGCCATGTCCTCGAAAAGTTCGTCTCTCGACAAGGATTACCTGACCTATCCCTGGCGCCGACACGGCTACGATCATGACCGCTACGACTGGTCGATGCTGGCACAGCGGCCCCCGGTCCAATGGCCTGGCGGCAAGACCCTGGCGGTCTGGATCAACGTGTCGCTGCAGTTCTACCCGCTCAACCAGCGTGGGGTACCCTTCAAGGTGCCCAACGGCATGACCATGCCCTATCCCGACCTGCGCCACTACTCGCTGCGCGACTACGGCAACCGGGTGGGTATCTACCGCATGCTGGCGGCCTTCGAGAAGCATGGCATCCGTCCCACCTGGGCGATCAATGCCCAGCTTGCCGAGCAGACACCCTACCTGGTGGAGCGTCTCAAGGCATACGGCGGCGAGTTCCTCTGCCACGGCTGGAACATGGACCATCTGCACTATGGCGGGCAGGATCGCGACGAGGAGGCCGAGATCGTACGCCGCTCGGTAGAGACGCTGCGCGAGCAGATCGGACAGCCCATTCGCGGCTGGCTCAGCCCGGCTCGCTCGCAGAGCTGGCACACGCCGGAGCTGCTGGCAGAGAACGGCATCGCCTACTGCGCC
It contains:
- the leuD gene encoding 3-isopropylmalate dehydratase small subunit yields the protein MTPIKILDTLACPLALASVDTDQLIPARFMKEPRSIGYGQFLLHDLRYDERGSPRPGFILNHPKAEQAQILVARRNFGGGSSREAAVYALVDHGFRCVIAPSFGDIFSSNAVNNGLLPATLPETYIERLLAHLGSEPGPVRVDLDECRVRAGTLDLKFEIAPSWRTKLLNGWDDIDMTRQHQAKIARFAADYARRHPWLETPPGDATIISRG
- a CDS encoding GntR family transcriptional regulator produces the protein MNDTHANSVGGTKSHRIYLLLKDAILSGRLAPGRKLPGELKLADQYGVSRVTVRRAMQALNEAGLVARKPGLGTVVLEQPLDATVMTASVANLMPNMVKMSKASRVRLLEFCYVKPPEPVREGLGLREGERVQRSIRVRMADDKPFSYLVTHVPEYIALHYNEADLSQTPLFALLERSGVKVDHAAQTISATLATHEVAEALDVSVGSPLIALTRVVYDEEGRGVEHLDALYRPDRYRIQIDLNRTGDEAARYWEPMSSEPQRAKPEHQEA
- a CDS encoding nuclear transport factor 2 family protein; amino-acid sequence: MPVIQVSLIRGYSGELKQRLCARLTDAVRHSIAADPEGITVLVHEVEPDAYMRGGRQRMPGAEGKDGKPGMSPEQVVRAFLSAMEARDLGAAKTLLDDEFVMTFPGSGEMHRLEELVAWAGGRYRFVRKCIAAVETCGDGDETTVFCHGELSGEWPDGTPFSGVRFIDRFELRRGRIVRQQVWNDLALARP
- a CDS encoding isocitrate lyase/PEP mutase family protein, yielding MTLHASDLKARLSDPGIVVAPGVYDALSASLAADAGFDTVYLSGASIAYTQLGRPDIGLVSVSEVNDVMSHIRERTELSVVVDCDTGFGNAMNVMRSVRMLERSGANAIQLEDQTYPKRCGHLRGKTLVSEGEMVGKLKAAMDARESDSTLIIGRTDAVAVEGTARAIERAHAYREAGIDVLFIEGIRSDEDIASIMAEFRGKIPIMANMVEGGDTPLQNAQALQQLGFSLVIFPGALVRAFTHMASQFFTTLRRDGTTDAFRERMLDFGQLNEVLGTRKMLELGEKYDGRREQ
- a CDS encoding isochorismatase family protein, whose protein sequence is MITTDKTAKEIFFEVMANPQRVPFGFGNKAVLVNVDPQKAYTRTDLFKTAYETDPNQLDYVNQLARSFRQLGWPVVWTHVAFLDSAEDAGVWGTRTDTPDSLQNIKYGSERAEFDERVEIDPHDVVYTKRMPSAFFETPLQSLLVWHQVDTVIVTGGSTSGCIRATAVDSLSRGYRTVVPMECVADKHESYHYANLTDLHLKYADVMPVAEVLSWLEARAAEQG
- a CDS encoding polysaccharide deacetylase family protein, with amino-acid sequence MKETLGAYDYWPYENRPKITWPGGARVAFWVAPNIEYYELDPPQNPQRKPWPTPHPSVPGYSIRDYGNRVGHQRQMALLDKYGIRGSVSLSVALCEHHPEIIEMCRERDWEFFSHGIYNTRYTYGMGEAQEREMIRDSLEAIHRHTGQKCAGYLAPALSHSERTLDLFAEEGQALFGDEAGFYTCDLFHDDQPTPIRLRSGRRFVSMPYSLEMNDTIVYAVNKVEPRHYLTMLKRHFDRLYAEGAESGTVMCIPTHNYQVSCPHRIKAFEEALEYITGHSDVWLAPGRVIASHYLAHHYDDALRDIDARAIPARRR
- a CDS encoding polysaccharide deacetylase family protein; amino-acid sequence: MSSKSSSLDKDYLTYPWRRHGYDHDRYDWSMLAQRPPVQWPGGKTLAVWINVSLQFYPLNQRGVPFKVPNGMTMPYPDLRHYSLRDYGNRVGIYRMLAAFEKHGIRPTWAINAQLAEQTPYLVERLKAYGGEFLCHGWNMDHLHYGGQDRDEEAEIVRRSVETLREQIGQPIRGWLSPARSQSWHTPELLAENGIAYCADWVNDDMPYAFATDNGPLAMMPLSTEIEDQFVMCQNLHSEDAWVEQVKDAFDFLLQESREQGGRMLALSLHPWLVGQPHRIACLEEVLAHIAGHDEVWQAPAGEILDAFQGAGQEEAR